A part of Halobaculum sp. MBLA0143 genomic DNA contains:
- a CDS encoding prepilin peptidase has translation MTLGVASVADLLRLVVVPAFAWAAYRDLRTRRLPNLLWPPLVLVGLVALGLDVFARLPLNDDRLFLVRIGFALGFLLPFAFLAYWFRAFGGADAKAIATLAVVLPVAPTYRLPAELIARLPPELVTALPRLSLPLYPSLLGVTAVAVLTNAVFVAFGYVVWLTLRNLLTGRLSTAMFVGRPTATETLPVRHGSLLVTDGRLPRGGLDLDALRMYLRWRGCTLAELRANPGLRDPATVGETYDPTDGAVHREPEWPALREGGPRPPDGSADGGRPRDESEHDGETADAPPDEWTGTGFVPAEVRHVDEGATEPAAAASGSEAAAAGAGDDEDADRAADAGETPGDTSVDDPWGAAAFLSEIDGSAYGTTPERLRRGLEAVADGDRETVWVSPGLPFVVPLFLGVVAALVVGDLLTLALRASGLF, from the coding sequence ATGACACTGGGCGTGGCGTCGGTCGCCGACCTGCTACGGCTCGTCGTCGTCCCGGCGTTCGCCTGGGCGGCCTACCGTGATCTCCGGACGCGGCGGCTGCCGAATCTCCTGTGGCCTCCCCTGGTCCTGGTCGGCCTCGTCGCGCTCGGGCTCGACGTGTTCGCCCGACTCCCGCTGAACGACGACCGGCTGTTCCTCGTCCGGATCGGGTTCGCGCTCGGCTTCCTCCTCCCGTTCGCGTTCCTGGCGTACTGGTTCCGGGCGTTCGGCGGCGCCGACGCGAAGGCGATCGCCACGCTGGCGGTCGTACTCCCGGTGGCGCCGACCTACCGACTGCCGGCGGAGCTGATCGCCCGACTGCCGCCGGAGTTGGTGACCGCGCTCCCGCGGCTGTCGCTGCCGCTGTACCCGTCGTTACTGGGGGTGACGGCCGTGGCGGTGTTGACGAACGCCGTCTTCGTCGCGTTCGGCTACGTCGTCTGGCTGACGCTCCGGAACCTCCTGACCGGTCGGCTGTCGACGGCGATGTTCGTCGGGCGACCGACGGCCACGGAGACGCTGCCCGTCCGTCACGGCTCGTTGCTCGTGACGGACGGACGCCTCCCCCGAGGCGGACTGGACTTGGACGCCCTCCGGATGTACCTCCGGTGGCGGGGGTGTACGCTCGCCGAACTCCGGGCGAACCCGGGACTGCGCGACCCCGCGACGGTCGGCGAGACGTACGACCCGACGGACGGCGCCGTCCACCGGGAGCCGGAGTGGCCGGCGCTGCGCGAGGGGGGGCCGAGACCGCCCGACGGGTCCGCCGACGGCGGCCGACCGCGAGACGAGTCGGAACACGACGGGGAGACCGCCGACGCGCCCCCGGACGAGTGGACCGGGACGGGGTTCGTCCCCGCCGAGGTGCGTCACGTCGACGAGGGCGCGACGGAGCCCGCGGCAGCCGCGTCCGGTAGCGAGGCTGCGGCGGCCGGGGCTGGCGACGACGAGGACGCCGACCGTGCCGCGGACGCCGGTGAGACGCCCGGCGACACGTCAGTAGACGATCCGTGGGGAGCGGCGGCGTTCCTGTCGGAGATCGACGGCTCCGCGTACGGCACGACCCCGGAACGGCTCCGCCGGGGGTTGGAGGCGGTCGCGGACGGCGACCGCGAGACGGTGTGGGTGTCGCCGGGACTGCCGTTCGTCGTCCCGTTGTTCCTCGGGGTGGTCGCGGCGCTGGTCGTCGGTGACCTCCTGACGCTCGCACTCCGGGCGAGCGGACTGTTCTGA